The following proteins are co-located in the Anomalospiza imberbis isolate Cuckoo-Finch-1a 21T00152 chromosome Z, ASM3175350v1, whole genome shotgun sequence genome:
- the TAL2 gene encoding T-cell acute lymphocytic leukemia protein 2, translating to MTRKIFTNTRERWRQQNVNSAFAKLRKLIPTHPPDKKLSKNETLRLAMRYINFLVKVLGEPGLQQTAVAARGSILGFFQQAPHLQSMEELTLIENCGVSCPGMSGNIVECWSEPSSP from the coding sequence ATGACAAGGAAGATCTTCACCAACACCAGGGAGAGGTGGAGGCAGCAAAATGTCAACAGTGCCTTTGCCAAGCTGAGGAAGCTCATTCCCACCCACCCACCAGACAAAAAACTGAGCAAGAACGAGACGCTCCGCTTGGCTATGAGATACATCAACTTCCTCGTCAAGGTCCTGGGAGAGCCAGGCCTGCAGCAGACAGCAGTGGCAGCTCGGGGCAGCATCCTGGGATTCTTCCAGCAAGCCCCACACTTGCAGAGCATGGAAGAGCTGACACTGATTGAAAACTGTGGTGTCTCCTGTCCTGGCATGAGTGGCAATATAGTAGAGTGTTGGTCAGAGCCATCATCCCCCTAG